From Homo sapiens chromosome 6, GRCh38.p14 Primary Assembly, the proteins below share one genomic window:
- the OR2B2 gene encoding olfactory receptor 2B2, with protein sequence MNWVNKSVPQEFILLVFSDQPWLEIPPFVMFLFSYILTIFGNLTIILVSHVDFKLHTPMYFFLSNLSLLDLCYTTSTVPQMLVNICNTRKVISYGGCVAQLFIFLALGSTECLLLAVMCFDRFVAICRPLHYSIIMHQRLCFQLAAASWISGFSNSVLQSTWTLKMPLCGHKEVDHFFCEVPALLKLSCVDTTANEAELFFISVLFLLIPVTLILISYAFIVQAVLRIQSAEGQRKAFGTCGSHLIVVSLFYGTAISMYLQPPSPSSKDRGKMVSLFCGIIAPMLNPLIYTLRNKEVKEAFKRLVAKSLLNQEIRNMQMISFAKDTVLTYLTNFSASCPIFVITIENYCNLPQRKFP encoded by the coding sequence ATGAATTGGGTAAATAAGAGTGTCCCACAGGAGTTCATTCTGTTAGTTTTCTCAGATCAACCATGGCTAGAGATTCCACCCTTTGTGATGTTTCTGTTTTCCTATATCTTGACAATCTTTGGCAATCTGACAATAATTCTTGTGTCACATGTGGATTTCAAACTCCACACCCCTATGTACTTTTTTCTTAGCAATCTCTCACTCCTGGACCTTTGCTATACCACAAGTACAGTTCCACAAATGCTGGTAAACATATGCAACACCAGGAAAGTAATCAGTTATGGTGGCTGTGTGGCCCAGCTTTTCATTTTCCTGGCCTTGGGTTCCACAGAATGTCTTCTCCTGGCCGTCATGTGCTTTGATAGGTTTGTAGCTATTTGTCGGCCTCTCCATTACTCAATTATCATGCACCAGAGGCTCTGCTTCCAGTTGGCAGCTGCATCCTGGATTAGTGGCTTTAGCAATTCAGTATTACAGTCCACCTGGACACTTAAGATGCCACTGTGTGGTCACAAAGAAGTGGATCACTTCTTCTGTGAAGTCCCTGCTCTGCTCAAGTTGTCCTGTGTTGACACAACAGCAAATGAGGCTGAACTATTCTTCATCAGTGTGCTATTCCTTCTAATACCCGTGACACTCATCCTTATATCGTATGCTTTTATTGTCCAAGCAGTGTTGAGAATCCAGTCTGCTGAAGGTCAACGAAAGGCATTTGGGACATGTGGCTCCCATCTAATTGTGGTGTCACTTTTTTATGGTACAGCTATCTCCATGTACCTGCAACCACCTTCACCCAGCTCCAAAGACCGGGGAAAGATGGTTTCTCTCTTCTGTGGAATCATTGCACCCATGCTGAATCCCCTTATATATACACTTAGGAACAAAGAGGTAAAGGAAGCCTTTAAAAGGTTGGTTGCAAAGAGTCTTCTTAatcaagaaataagaaatatgcaAATGATAAGCTTTGCTAAAGACACAGTGCTTACTTACCTTACTAACTTCTCCGCAAGTTGTCCTATTTTTGTCATTACTATAGAAAACTATTGTAATCTCCCTCAAAGAAAATTTCCTTGA